A genomic window from Triticum urartu cultivar G1812 chromosome 7, Tu2.1, whole genome shotgun sequence includes:
- the LOC125523394 gene encoding uncharacterized protein LOC125523394 produces MLRAHLRLPLGAMLHRVPVSALLVDKAMAMAMPTVVMGGGYRPRRSLHGGGGDSPSKWRKPEAGRLKLNFDGSSRHASQSASIGGVYRDHKGEFVLGYAEPIGAATSSVAELAALRRGLELALENGWSGVWVEGDDLSAVEAARGSHRRPRLGRAEEDLRLWKEIAELLPLLGDDMAVSHVRRGGNRVAHGFAKLGHSVPRPRVWRGVPPAEVLKYLQRDAGRK; encoded by the coding sequence ATGCTGCGTGCGCACCTTCGACTACCTCTGGGCGCGATGCTGCACCGCGTCCCCGTATCTGCCCTCCTCGTCGACAAGGCAATGGCAATGGCAATGCCAACGGTGGTGATGGGGGGCGGGTACCGCCCGCGGCGGAGCCtgcacggcggcggcggggactcGCCGAGCAAGTGGAGGAAGCCGGAGGCGGGGCGCCTGAAGCTCAACTTCGACGGGTCCTCCAGGCACGCGTCCCAGAGCGCGAGCATCGGCGGCGTGTACCGGGACCACAAGGGCGAGTTCGTGCTGGGCTACGCGGAGCCGATCGGTGCGGCGACGAGCTCCGTGGCCGAGCTCGCCGCGCTCCGGCGCGGGCTGGAGCTGGCACTGGAGAACGGGTGGAGCGGCGTCTGGGTCGAGGGCGACGACCTGTCGGCCGTGGAAGCCGCGCGGGGGAGCCACAGGCGCCCGCGCCTAGGCAGGGCGGAGGAGGACCTGAGGCTGTGGAAGGAGATCGCCGAGCTGCTCCCGCTGCTCGGCGACGACATGGCCGTGTCGCACGTGCGCCGGGGAGGGAACAGGGTGGCGCACGGGTTCGCGAAGCTCGGGCACAGCGTGCCGCGGCCGCGGGTGTGGCGCGGCGTGCCGCCCGCCGAGGTGCTGAAGTACCTTCAGCGGGACGCCGGCAGGAAATAG